The following proteins are encoded in a genomic region of Mycobacterium kiyosense:
- a CDS encoding hypothetical protein (frameshifted, insertion at around 3509248, deletion at around 3509062), whose translation MVAALNSSPSCNADPSCVRSRSQLSAMVEANNSGLLKVMGRMAATLQQTEGYQNLAKTVGELDDQLKQIVATLKMIDGLPNTLSQLQAGAGALADGSNAVADGVQALVTQVKQMGGGLNEASDFLLGMKRDAERPNMAGFNIPPQIMTRDEFKKGAQFFLSPDGHAARYFVQSALSPTSKEGMDQVSQILEAARSAQPNTELADAKVQLVGVPTGLRDTREFYNSDIKFIVIATIIIVFFILVILLRAIVAPLYLIASVLISFCSALGLAVLVFQVLLDEPLHWSLPGLSFILLVAVGADYNMLLISRIRDESPHGVRVGVIRTVGSTGGVITSAGLIFAASMFGLIAASITTMAQAGFTIGIGIVIDTFLVRTITVPAVAAMLGQKNWWPSKLGQSNRAKAKQAKRSATAQLWLDRTKYFLTGKAPGAVAPQPEPKPVRRKAPASSASTIDLLPGHALPLFGVTTLPAYDLSKCASKSNRKTRSRRSGKEPVDHLLTHSLPLFGLGYELLERESNGDNNGAAMKPTPGTPAIT comes from the coding sequence ATGGTGGCGGCGCTGAATTCCAGCCCGAGCTGCAACGCCGACCCCTCATGCGTGCGTTCACGCTCGCAATTGTCGGCAATGGTCGAGGCCAACAACAGCGGGCTGTTGAAGGTGATGGGCAGGATGGCCGCCACCCTGCAGCAGACCGAGGGATACCAGAATTTGGCCAAGACGGTCGGCGAGCTCGACGACCAACTCAAGCAGATCGTCGCCACCCTCAAGATGATCGACGGGCTGCCGAACACGTTGTCGCAGCTGCAGGCGGGTGCCGGCGCTCTCGCCGACGGCAGTAACGCGGTAGCGGACGGCGTGCAGGCACTGGTGACTCAGGTCAAGCAGATGGGCGGTGGCCTCAACGAGGCTTCCGACTTCCTGCTCGGAATGAAGCGTGACGCAGAACGACCGAACATGGCCGGCTTCAACATCCCGCCGCAGATCATGACGAGGGACGAGTTCAAAAAGGGTGCGCAGTTCTTCCTGTCGCCCGACGGGCACGCGGCCCGGTACTTTGTCCAGAGCGCGCTCAGCCCCACCTCTAAAGAGGGTATGGATCAGGTCAGCCAGATCCTCGAAGCGGCCCGATCGGCGCAACCCAATACCGAACTGGCCGACGCGAAGGTCCAACTGGTGGGAGTACCGACCGGACTTCGGGACACCCGCGAGTTCTACAACAGTGACATCAAATTCATCGTCATCGCGACCATCATCATCGTTTTCTTCATTCTGGTCATCCTGCTGCGCGCGATCGTAGCGCCGTTGTATCTCATTGCCTCCGTACTGATCTCATTCTGTTCGGCCCTGGGCCTCGCGGTCCTCGTCTTCCAAGTACTACTCGATGAGCCACTGCACTGGAGCTTGCCCGGGCTGTCGTTCATCCTGTTGGTTGCAGTCGGCGCCGACTACAACATGTTGTTGATTTCTCGGATTCGAGATGAGTCACCGCACGGCGTGCGCGTCGGTGTCATCCGAACCGTGGGATCAACGGGTGGTGTGATCACCTCGGCGGGGTTGATCTTTGCCGCGTCGATGTTCGGACTGATCGCAGCCAGCATCACCACCATGGCGCAGGCCGGATTCACCATCGGCATCGGGATCGTGATCGACACCTTCCTGGTGCGCACCATCACGGTGCCCGCGGTCGCTGCGATGCTTGGCCAAAAGAACTGGTGGCCCTCGAAGCTGGGTCAGAGCAACAGGGCAAAAGCCAAGCAAGCCAAGCGATCTGCCACGGCTCAGCTCTGGCTGGATCGGACAAAGTATTTCCTCACCGGTAAAGCTCCCGGGGCGGTGGCCCCGCAACCGGAGCCAAAGCCGGTGCGCCGCAAGGCGCCAGCCAGCTCCGCCAGCACCATCGACCTGCTCCCGGGACACGCACTGCCGCTGTTCGGTGTCACCACCCTGCCGGCATACGACTTGTCGAAGTGCGCGTCGAAGAGCAACCGCAAGACGCGCAGCAGACGCAGCGGTAAGGAACCCGTCGACCACCTGCTCACCCATTCGCTACCGCTGTTCGGTCTCGGATACGAACTGCTGGAACGTGAATCGAATGGCGACAACAACGGCGCGGCAATGAAGCCAACGCCGGGCACTCCGGCGATCACCTGA
- a CDS encoding acyltransferase, whose translation MIVRQPESVSPTDSASRTDTDSAGHTDSDRAVEALVGPPPKKTDFRDDIEGLRGFTLLAIVGWHISMPGVSGGFVGPDIFFEISGFVITGQLWKQVSNTGTVGLRKFYGARSRRLLPVSATVGVITAIAAALLLPAVAAQGALKDAIACALYVPNFWFIVQQVDYFSGGTPSPFQHYWTLGVEEQFYLLWPPMIVGTAWLIRRLHRRRKTDAPPANKPSKTPYLVLVTLIALISFALSLLVTYVMPLAAYFSLFTRAWQLALGALVALTAEYWSRLPERAAVLIGWLGLAMVLWACVTYTPDIPYPGTAALLPVLGTALLLGAGCSISTRGAGRILGWSPMRVVGRLSYSWYLWHWPVLVFAPIIIGHPLGLFGKFMAAVVVSGGLGWLTLRFIENPLRYAAPLRKSPGKSLAAGGLATALAACVGVALLMWVSSIPMPVAVAHGAQAKALTITAPPTPTGDDVAAYDAAVQNVFAQVQAGVAASADLRDVPSNLDPSLAGASGELGAMMFDGCLRLPVQAGTPECATGDVAAKTTVAVIGDSHASMWIPAFQQIGTQRPWRIETMAKAACPMMDLPIANRFAAPLLEYLQHCEQWRGQVMARLRAEHPKLVVLSVFRGYMAKNSNGFLSGFTSYDPAWIGGLKGLVQQLRGIGAKVLVLGPLPRLTAAVPACLSEHLTDATACSPPMSFAFDRAGIAAEAAAVKAGGGQYAELEELFCTKNRCPVIIGNTLVYVDAGHLTLEYSRLISPAIAALADRALAQN comes from the coding sequence GTGATCGTGCGCCAGCCTGAGAGCGTCAGTCCCACCGACAGCGCCAGCCGTACCGACACCGACAGCGCCGGCCACACTGACAGCGACCGAGCGGTCGAAGCGCTGGTTGGCCCACCGCCGAAGAAGACGGACTTCCGCGACGATATCGAGGGTTTGCGCGGCTTCACCCTGTTGGCCATTGTCGGCTGGCACATTTCCATGCCCGGGGTCAGCGGCGGCTTCGTCGGGCCGGACATCTTCTTCGAAATCTCCGGCTTCGTCATCACCGGGCAGCTCTGGAAGCAGGTGAGCAACACCGGCACCGTCGGGCTGCGCAAGTTCTATGGGGCGCGGTCCCGCCGACTGCTGCCGGTATCTGCCACGGTGGGTGTCATCACCGCGATCGCCGCGGCGCTGCTGCTGCCGGCGGTGGCGGCCCAAGGGGCGTTGAAGGACGCCATCGCCTGCGCGCTGTACGTCCCCAACTTCTGGTTCATCGTCCAGCAGGTCGACTATTTCTCCGGCGGCACGCCCTCGCCGTTCCAGCACTACTGGACTTTGGGCGTGGAGGAACAGTTCTACCTGCTGTGGCCGCCCATGATCGTTGGCACGGCATGGCTGATCCGGCGTCTGCATCGACGCAGGAAAACTGATGCGCCGCCAGCAAACAAGCCGTCCAAGACGCCGTACCTGGTGCTGGTGACGCTGATCGCGCTCATCTCTTTCGCGCTGTCGCTGCTCGTCACCTACGTCATGCCGCTGGCGGCGTACTTCTCGCTGTTCACCAGGGCCTGGCAGTTGGCCTTGGGCGCGTTGGTGGCGCTGACCGCCGAGTACTGGAGCCGGCTCCCCGAACGGGCCGCGGTTCTCATCGGATGGCTCGGGCTGGCGATGGTGCTGTGGGCCTGCGTCACCTACACCCCGGACATCCCCTATCCGGGTACTGCCGCGCTGCTTCCCGTCTTGGGCACGGCCTTGCTGCTCGGCGCCGGTTGTTCGATATCGACGCGCGGCGCCGGCCGGATCCTGGGTTGGTCACCGATGCGGGTGGTCGGCCGGTTGTCCTACTCCTGGTACCTCTGGCACTGGCCGGTGCTGGTGTTCGCGCCGATCATCATCGGACACCCGCTGGGGCTGTTCGGCAAGTTCATGGCGGCCGTTGTCGTTTCCGGTGGGCTGGGTTGGCTCACGCTGCGTTTCATCGAGAACCCACTGCGTTATGCCGCGCCGCTGCGCAAGTCGCCGGGCAAGAGCCTGGCGGCCGGCGGGCTCGCCACCGCCCTTGCCGCCTGCGTGGGCGTGGCGCTGCTGATGTGGGTGTCCTCGATCCCAATGCCGGTGGCCGTCGCGCACGGTGCGCAGGCAAAGGCGTTGACCATCACCGCACCGCCGACACCGACGGGCGACGACGTCGCTGCCTACGACGCGGCAGTGCAGAACGTGTTCGCGCAGGTGCAAGCGGGGGTCGCGGCATCGGCAGACCTGCGAGACGTGCCGTCGAACCTCGACCCCTCACTCGCCGGTGCGTCTGGAGAACTCGGCGCGATGATGTTCGACGGCTGCCTGCGTCTGCCGGTCCAAGCCGGGACACCCGAATGCGCAACGGGCGATGTCGCCGCCAAGACCACGGTGGCCGTGATCGGCGACTCGCATGCCTCGATGTGGATTCCGGCGTTTCAGCAGATCGGCACACAGCGGCCGTGGCGGATCGAGACCATGGCCAAGGCGGCCTGTCCCATGATGGACTTGCCGATCGCCAACCGCTTCGCTGCCCCCCTGCTCGAGTACTTGCAGCACTGCGAGCAATGGCGTGGTCAGGTCATGGCCCGACTACGCGCCGAGCACCCGAAGTTGGTGGTGCTGAGCGTGTTCCGTGGGTATATGGCCAAGAACAGTAATGGTTTCCTGTCGGGTTTCACCTCGTACGACCCGGCGTGGATCGGAGGGTTGAAGGGCCTCGTGCAACAGTTGCGAGGCATCGGCGCCAAGGTGCTGGTGCTGGGACCGCTGCCACGATTGACTGCGGCGGTGCCCGCTTGCCTGTCCGAGCACCTTACTGACGCGACGGCCTGCTCGCCCCCCATGTCGTTCGCCTTCGACCGGGCCGGTATCGCCGCCGAGGCCGCGGCCGTGAAGGCCGGCGGTGGACAGTACGCCGAACTCGAGGAGCTCTTCTGCACCAAGAACCGCTGCCCCGTGATCATCGGCAACACGCTGGTCTACGTCGATGCGGGTCACCTGACCCTCGAATACTCCCGGCTCATCTCACCGGCGATCGCGGCCCTGGCCGACCGCGCGCTCGCCCAGAACTAG